In the genome of Triticum urartu cultivar G1812 chromosome 5, Tu2.1, whole genome shotgun sequence, one region contains:
- the LOC125506274 gene encoding uncharacterized protein LOC125506274: MGVGMKRAREEEPVVSLALSLSTDSPTTSSTTSDNSTGVPAAAARKRTRRGRVVSTSGEGEFVCKTCGHMRRHREEMAVRSGSAIDRWVALTDQEARHQDGADRPPVLLELFV, encoded by the coding sequence ATGGGAGTGGGGATGAAGCGCGCGAGGGAGGAGGAGCCAGTTGTGTCTCTGGCGCTGTCGCTCAGCACGGACTCTCCGACGACGTCCAGCACGACGTCGGACAACTCGACCGGTGTCCCGGCGGCGGCCGCCAGGAAGAGGACGCGGCGGGGGAGAGTTGTGTCCACGTCTGGGGAAGGGGAGTTCGTCTGCAAGACTTGCGGCCACATGCGCCGGCACCGCGAGGAGATGGCGGTCCGCAGCGGCAGCGCCATCGACCGGTGGGTCGCGCTGACGGATCAGGAGGCTAGGCACCAGGACGGCgccgaccggcctcccgtcttgCTGGAGCTGTTCGTCTAG